From the genome of Nicotiana sylvestris chromosome 2, ASM39365v2, whole genome shotgun sequence, one region includes:
- the LOC104226262 gene encoding histone H3.2, producing the protein MARTKQTARKSTGGKAPRKQLATKAARKSAPATGGVKKPHRFRPGTVALREIRKYQKSTELLIRKLPFQRLVREIAQDFKTDLRFQSSAVAALQEAAEAYLVGLFEDTNLCAIHAKRVTIMPKDIQLARRIRGERA; encoded by the coding sequence ATGGCTCGTACAAAGCAAACCGCCCGAAAATCCACCGGAGGGAAAGCTCCGAGAAAGCAATTAGCCACAAAAGCTGCCAGAAAGTCAGCTCCGGCCACCGGGGGAGTGAAGAAGCCTCACAGATTCAGGCCAGGGACTGTGGCGCTTCGTGAGATCCGCAAGTACCAGAAATCAACTGAGCTTTTGATCCGTAAGCTCCCGTTCCAGCGTTTGGTTCGTGAGATAGCTCAGGACTTCAAGACCGATCTCCGTTTCCAGAGTTCGGCTGTGGCTGCGCTTCAGGAAGCTGCTGAGGCTTACCTCGTTGGTTTGTTTGAGGATACAAACTTGTGTGCTATTCATGCTAAGAGGGTTACTATTATGCCTAAGGATATTCAGCTTGCTAGGAGAATTAGGGGTGAGAGGGCATGA